A stretch of the Bacteroidota bacterium genome encodes the following:
- a CDS encoding TIGR00266 family protein has translation MKSHEIDYTIIGDDLQMVEVELDPGETVIAEAGAMCYMESGIEFEAKMGDGSDTNSGFFGKLVSAGKRALAGESIFMTHFTNRGSGKKRLAFASAVPGKIIPVDLAEFGGRLFCQSDAFLAAALGTKVSIAFTKKLGAGFFGGEGFILQKLEGDGKAFINCGGSIIRKDLKNDTLRIDTGCLVAFTEGIDYDIERAGNLKTMFLGGEGIFLATLRGTGTVYIQSLPFSRLADKIIARVPKPSTTTFSSSD, from the coding sequence ATGAAATCACATGAGATTGATTACACCATTATAGGCGATGATCTGCAAATGGTCGAAGTTGAGCTCGATCCCGGAGAAACTGTTATTGCTGAAGCAGGTGCGATGTGCTATATGGAAAGCGGTATTGAGTTTGAAGCCAAAATGGGAGACGGAAGTGATACAAACAGCGGTTTTTTTGGAAAGCTCGTTTCTGCAGGTAAAAGAGCCCTCGCTGGTGAATCCATTTTTATGACACATTTTACCAACCGCGGTAGTGGTAAAAAAAGACTTGCTTTTGCTTCGGCTGTTCCCGGGAAAATTATTCCGGTGGATCTTGCTGAGTTCGGTGGAAGACTCTTTTGCCAGAGTGATGCTTTCCTCGCTGCAGCATTGGGAACAAAAGTCAGCATTGCTTTTACAAAAAAACTTGGAGCAGGCTTCTTTGGCGGTGAAGGTTTTATTCTTCAGAAGCTCGAAGGTGACGGAAAAGCATTCATCAACTGTGGTGGCAGCATAATCAGAAAAGACCTGAAGAACGACACTCTCAGAATCGATACAGGTTGTCTTGTTGCCTTTACAGAAGGCATTGATTATGATATCGAAAGAGCCGGAAATCTGAAAACGATGTTCCTCGGTGGTGAAGGAATTTTTCTTGCCACATTGAGAGGTACCGGAACGGTTTATATCCAGAGCCTCCCTTTCTCGAGACTTGCTGACAAAATTATTGCGAGAGTTCCAAAACCCAGCACTACTACTTTCAGTAGCTCAGACTAA
- a CDS encoding metalloregulator ArsR/SmtB family transcription factor — MAFSKKEQFTDEEIWLADIAKSLSHPARINILKILNRMNSCMVGSLVDQLPLSQSTVSQHLGELKRIGLITGEIDGPKICYCINKETLAKAKTAMDKLFTHIGCC; from the coding sequence ATGGCATTTTCTAAAAAAGAACAATTTACCGATGAAGAGATCTGGCTTGCGGATATTGCAAAGTCACTTTCTCATCCGGCACGAATAAATATCCTGAAAATACTCAACCGGATGAACAGTTGCATGGTTGGCAGTCTTGTGGATCAACTCCCCCTTTCGCAATCAACAGTCTCACAACACCTTGGCGAGCTGAAGAGAATCGGACTTATAACGGGAGAGATTGACGGACCTAAAATCTGCTACTGTATCAATAAAGAAACATTAGCCAAAGCCAAGACGGCAATGGACAAACTTTTTACTCACATAGGCTGTTGCTGA
- the msrA gene encoding peptide-methionine (S)-S-oxide reductase MsrA: MAIKLFLFLFLMLLPVTGCQRNPEEETKKYGDKMTVDKSKLDTATFGAGCFWCVEAVFQRLKGVEKVISGYSGGSVKNPSYKQVCDGNTGHAEVCRIFYDPSVVSFTELLEVFWKTHDPTTLNRQGNDVGTQYRSVVFYHNEEQRKLAEHYKQELDSSGIFPDKIVTEISPAQEFYVAEDYHQNYFDENGNQPYCSFVIKPKIEKFNKIFKDKIK, encoded by the coding sequence ATGGCCATTAAGCTTTTTCTCTTCCTTTTCCTGATGCTTCTTCCTGTTACCGGTTGTCAGAGAAATCCGGAGGAGGAGACAAAAAAATACGGAGATAAAATGACAGTCGACAAATCGAAACTCGATACAGCCACTTTTGGTGCAGGGTGCTTTTGGTGTGTGGAGGCAGTCTTTCAGCGTCTTAAAGGAGTGGAAAAGGTAATCTCCGGTTATTCTGGAGGAAGTGTAAAAAATCCTTCATACAAACAGGTTTGTGACGGAAACACCGGACACGCCGAAGTGTGCAGAATTTTCTACGATCCTTCCGTGGTTTCATTCACCGAACTTTTGGAGGTGTTTTGGAAGACTCACGATCCCACCACTCTGAACCGTCAGGGAAATGATGTCGGAACCCAGTACCGTTCTGTGGTTTTCTACCATAACGAGGAACAAAGGAAACTGGCTGAACACTACAAACAGGAACTCGATTCATCAGGAATTTTTCCTGACAAAATAGTCACGGAAATATCTCCGGCTCAGGAATTTTATGTGGCTGAAGACTATCACCAGAATTATTTTGATGAAAACGGGAACCAGCCCTATTGCTCATTTGTAATAAAACCGAAAATCGAAAAATTTAACAAAATATTTAAAGATAAAATCAAATAA
- the arsM gene encoding arsenite methyltransferase: MNNNEKMKNIVKDRYSKIVINATQSSCCGPQTSSCCSDTEDFTVFSDDYTNLPGYTPDADLNLGCGLPTEFAGIKEGDTVIDLGSGAGNDVFVARALAGERGRIIGLDFTEAMIQKANENKTKLGYENVEFVFGDIEKMPIEDNLADVIVSNCVLNLVPDKEKAFSEVYRTMKPGGHFCMSDVVLQGELRDELKESATLYAGCVAGALQQEDYLEIIKNAGFKNIEIKKSKRITLPDELLQKYLDEAALKAFRESGAGIFSITVVGEK, from the coding sequence ATGAACAACAACGAAAAAATGAAAAACATAGTTAAAGACAGATATTCCAAAATCGTCATCAATGCAACACAGTCAAGTTGCTGTGGACCGCAGACAAGCTCCTGCTGCTCTGATACAGAGGATTTCACAGTCTTTTCAGATGACTACACAAATCTCCCCGGCTACACTCCGGATGCCGACCTTAACCTCGGGTGCGGCTTACCAACCGAGTTTGCCGGTATAAAAGAGGGTGACACCGTGATTGATCTCGGTTCGGGAGCAGGAAACGATGTTTTTGTTGCAAGAGCACTGGCTGGAGAAAGGGGAAGAATAATAGGACTCGACTTCACAGAAGCGATGATTCAAAAAGCAAACGAAAACAAAACCAAACTCGGTTATGAAAATGTTGAATTTGTCTTCGGAGACATAGAAAAAATGCCAATCGAGGATAATCTGGCAGATGTAATTGTATCAAACTGTGTACTGAATCTCGTACCCGACAAAGAGAAAGCATTCAGCGAAGTTTACAGAACAATGAAACCCGGTGGACATTTCTGCATGTCAGATGTGGTGCTCCAAGGTGAGCTCAGAGACGAGTTGAAAGAATCCGCAACACTCTATGCTGGCTGTGTCGCCGGTGCCCTGCAGCAGGAAGATTATCTTGAGATCATAAAAAATGCGGGATTCAAAAACATCGAAATAAAGAAAAGCAAACGAATTACACTTCCTGACGAATTACTTCAAAAGTATCTGGATGAGGCAGCATTAAAAGCGTTCAGAGAGAGTGGTGCGGGAATATTCAGTATTACTGTAGTCGGCGAGAAATAA
- a CDS encoding TonB-dependent receptor: MRLIVFLILVTGLVFGQNTGSISGFVYDQDTKQPLPGVTVRVLGTQLGAVTDYNGKYKVDKIPEGIYRVEFSFVGYGTHLEKDTRVIREKVTGVREVELVPAPVVGKEVTIRAGLFNDDQSNTINTFGYNREEILRTPGAGGDIFRAIETLPGVSSAGGEFTAFSVRGGSPKDNIILVDNIPFDRIAHFDRGNEDQEVQGGRFSIFTPGVIDAATFQAGGFASRYGGKNSSVVDLKLKEGNFDGFTVNGTYDILGWEVNYDGPSFINKNTSILFSARKQDFRNILQWTGQKELGDPSFMDILFKSTTRFENGNKITVVGIFSPELFDRNIDHVYESDKAFDTDLIRQTETKRVFGINWRSLLGSNSYFTLTGYYKNKDVAVTLGRVINDPVNGIRPAKEQAGIVQDLYRNSGFEEEAGVKFEFNHQFSKQLGVSSGFEISQISASYDFILSRTDTVYTFDRNDFRPDPSKKYLIVTPGMVNNIFSDNAVNGSFFAELNGKFGQSFSYNIGGRYERTGFSKSDNFSPRLSLAWFAAENIRINFATGVYYQAPDFLLITEFNGNKSLKNERSIHFIGGVTAYLSDEYKLTVEPYYKEFSDLIVRPDRTTPARINGGKGWAAGVDISIVKRLTDNWYGQINYSWSQSKRNDDLGEGWYNSDFSQPNLFNILLGYEFNEAWAVSLKWKYATGRPKDSYTFYSDVMNNPGYLRYSKEITGNNSERFDDFHTLNLRVDHRLQLGKLALVMFLDISNAYSRLNVNEERFINRDGSIVKKGFQILPTFGLKVEF, encoded by the coding sequence ATGCGTTTAATAGTTTTTTTAATACTTGTTACCGGACTGGTTTTCGGTCAGAACACAGGCAGTATATCAGGATTTGTGTATGATCAGGACACAAAACAACCATTGCCCGGGGTTACTGTCAGAGTTCTCGGCACTCAGCTTGGTGCCGTCACTGATTACAACGGAAAATACAAAGTCGATAAGATTCCGGAAGGAATCTACAGAGTGGAATTCTCATTCGTTGGTTATGGCACTCATCTCGAAAAGGACACACGGGTAATCCGCGAAAAAGTGACGGGTGTTCGTGAGGTCGAGCTTGTTCCGGCTCCGGTTGTAGGCAAGGAGGTTACCATCAGGGCAGGACTGTTCAATGATGACCAGAGCAATACGATCAACACTTTCGGGTATAACAGGGAAGAGATACTTAGAACACCGGGAGCAGGTGGAGATATCTTCAGAGCCATTGAGACTCTTCCCGGTGTCAGCAGCGCCGGAGGGGAATTTACAGCATTCTCGGTCAGAGGAGGAAGTCCAAAGGACAATATCATACTCGTGGACAATATCCCTTTTGACAGGATTGCTCACTTTGACAGAGGAAATGAAGATCAGGAAGTGCAGGGAGGCAGATTTTCGATCTTCACACCGGGAGTGATTGATGCGGCAACATTTCAGGCAGGCGGATTTGCATCGCGGTACGGCGGGAAAAATTCCTCGGTTGTCGACCTGAAATTGAAGGAGGGCAATTTTGACGGATTTACTGTGAACGGTACCTATGATATTCTTGGATGGGAAGTGAATTATGACGGTCCATCGTTTATCAACAAGAACACTTCGATTCTCTTTTCTGCAAGAAAACAGGATTTCAGAAATATTCTTCAGTGGACGGGCCAAAAAGAACTCGGCGATCCTTCCTTCATGGATATTCTTTTCAAGAGCACGACCCGGTTCGAAAATGGTAACAAAATAACAGTGGTGGGCATCTTCTCACCGGAACTGTTCGACCGAAACATTGACCATGTTTACGAAAGCGATAAGGCATTTGATACCGACCTTATTCGTCAAACAGAGACAAAAAGAGTTTTCGGCATCAATTGGAGAAGTCTGTTGGGGAGTAACAGTTATTTCACATTGACGGGTTATTACAAAAACAAAGATGTGGCGGTTACACTCGGAAGGGTAATCAACGATCCGGTTAATGGAATCCGGCCGGCAAAAGAGCAGGCCGGGATAGTTCAGGATCTTTACCGTAACAGCGGATTCGAAGAGGAAGCCGGTGTGAAATTCGAGTTCAATCACCAGTTCAGCAAACAACTTGGTGTATCCTCGGGATTCGAGATCAGCCAAATTTCAGCATCATACGATTTTATTCTTTCAAGGACTGATACCGTTTATACATTCGACAGGAATGATTTCAGACCAGACCCTTCAAAAAAATATTTGATCGTCACTCCCGGAATGGTGAACAATATCTTCAGTGACAATGCAGTAAATGGAAGTTTCTTTGCCGAATTGAACGGAAAGTTTGGACAGTCATTCAGCTACAATATTGGAGGAAGATATGAAAGAACAGGATTCAGCAAGTCAGACAATTTTTCACCAAGATTAAGTCTTGCGTGGTTTGCTGCCGAAAACATCAGAATCAACTTTGCCACCGGAGTTTATTATCAGGCACCCGATTTTCTGCTCATTACCGAATTCAACGGAAACAAATCGCTGAAGAATGAACGATCGATTCATTTTATCGGAGGTGTAACCGCATATCTCTCCGATGAATATAAATTAACGGTTGAACCCTACTATAAAGAATTTTCTGATCTGATCGTGAGACCCGACCGTACAACTCCCGCACGAATCAACGGTGGAAAAGGATGGGCAGCGGGTGTTGATATCTCAATCGTAAAAAGATTGACTGACAACTGGTACGGACAGATTAACTATTCCTGGTCACAAAGCAAACGAAATGATGACCTCGGTGAAGGGTGGTATAATTCAGACTTCAGTCAGCCAAATCTGTTCAATATTTTACTCGGTTACGAGTTCAACGAAGCATGGGCAGTTTCACTGAAGTGGAAGTATGCCACCGGAAGACCAAAAGACTCTTATACTTTTTATTCCGATGTAATGAACAATCCCGGCTATCTGAGATATTCAAAGGAAATAACCGGAAACAACTCTGAAAGATTCGATGATTTTCATACATTGAACCTGAGAGTTGATCACAGGTTGCAACTGGGGAAACTTGCACTGGTAATGTTTCTCGACATCTCGAATGCCTACAGCCGGTTAAATGTGAATGAAGAGAGATTTATCAATCGTGATGGTTCGATAGTGAAGAAGGGATTTCAGATACTACCGACTTTTGGATTGAAAGTTGAATTCTAA
- a CDS encoding TetR/AcrR family transcriptional regulator: MGISERKEREKHEKRRMILDTAIQLFIDEGYENVSIRKIADKIEYSPATIYLYFQDKDEILSNLQQEGFVKFYNFLRQAESVTDPRERVKELGRMYVRFGLEHPEYYDLMFIARAPMKKYGETKEWTEGRESFMVLHRAVEYAMEKGVVKKGPPMPVAFGLWSFVHGIVSLVNRQRVNEVKGDDLQALINSTIDSMLNEVVHT, from the coding sequence ATGGGAATCAGCGAGCGAAAAGAGAGAGAAAAACATGAAAAAAGGAGGATGATTCTCGATACAGCCATACAACTGTTTATCGATGAAGGGTATGAGAATGTCTCAATAAGAAAGATTGCGGACAAAATCGAATATTCTCCCGCTACCATCTATCTCTATTTTCAGGACAAGGATGAGATACTGAGCAATCTTCAGCAGGAAGGTTTTGTGAAGTTTTACAATTTTCTTCGTCAGGCAGAATCTGTGACAGACCCCAGAGAAAGAGTGAAAGAACTCGGGAGGATGTATGTCAGGTTCGGTCTTGAGCACCCTGAATATTACGATCTGATGTTTATAGCCAGAGCTCCGATGAAAAAATACGGCGAAACAAAGGAGTGGACAGAGGGTCGCGAGAGTTTTATGGTGCTTCACCGTGCAGTGGAATATGCGATGGAAAAGGGAGTGGTAAAGAAGGGTCCTCCCATGCCGGTGGCTTTTGGACTCTGGTCCTTTGTTCACGGCATTGTTTCACTTGTAAACAGGCAAAGAGTAAATGAAGTTAAAGGTGATGACCTTCAGGCACTAATTAACAGCACAATTGATTCAATGTTAAATGAAGTAGTGCATACTTAA